The following coding sequences lie in one Macrobrachium nipponense isolate FS-2020 chromosome 45, ASM1510439v2, whole genome shotgun sequence genomic window:
- the LOC135214346 gene encoding apolipoprotein D-like, translating to MNFFILSLIVGAAWARGTVPPQAIVPGHCPSFNPMTDFTVEYYLGKWYEIARFPMPYETGQTCNYAEYSDRGDGTAGVHNAGLDANGNLVEIFGFVEPTSQQGTLALHLEGVPFVGTYNVLDTDYDSYAAVYSCQEFLGVGHIDQAWILGREKTLTLEEMVVALNAFDTWGIDTKKFIKTMQEPCEFPQE from the exons ATGAATTTCTTCATTCTTTCCCTGATTGTAGGGGCTGCTTGGGCACGGGGGACTGTGCCACCACAGGCCATTGTGCCAGGGCACTGCCCTAGCTTTAACCCCATGACTGATTTCACGGTGGAATAC tatttaggcaAATGGTACGAGATCGCCAGGTTCCCCATGCCATACGAAACCGGACAGACGTGTAACTACGCCGAGTACAGTGACAGAG GAGACGGAACCGCTGGAGTCCACAACGCCGGATTGGACGCTAACGGAAATCTCGTAGAGATATTCGGGTTCGTCGAACCGACCTCCCAACAGGGAACACTTGCTCTGCACTTAGAAGGAG TTCCTTTCGTCGGAACCTACAACGTGTTAGACACAGACTACGACTCCTACGCTGCTGTGTACTCCTGCCAAGAATTCCTGGGCGTAGGACACATCGACCAAGCATGGATCCTGGGACGGGAGAAGACGCTAACTTTGGAGGAAATGGTGGTGGCCTTGAACGCCTTCGACACATGGGGGATCGACACGAAAAAGTTCATCAAGACGATGCAGGAACCTTGCGAGTTTCCTCAGGAATAA
- the LOC135214347 gene encoding arrestin homolog, with amino-acid sequence MVQFKVFKKASPNGKLTIYMGRRDFVDHVSAVDPVDGVVVIDPSYLQGRRIFGQLVCSFRYGREEDEVMGLNFQKDLYLACEQIYPPKEDTEPTKLQERLIKKLGANSYAFTFKMPEQAPPSITIQPGRDDEGKPCGVEYYIKVYVGDNAEDRSHKRSTVQLNVRRIQFAPSKSGRQPTTIVRKDFLMSPGELELEVSLDKQLYYHNEKIAINATIRNHSNKTVKKIKAAVQQSVDICLFSGGQYRSNVASVETQEGCPVTPGSALQKVLYLTPTLSSNMDRRGIALDGHLKNIHTNLASSTLLANPENRDIFGMVISYTVKVKLYLGAMGGEVTAELPFVLMHPKPDMRALMRSDSQAQVEAFRSESMGASVDQD; translated from the exons ATGGCGTCGTGGTCATCGACCCAAGCTACCTCCAGGGGCGCAGGATCTTCGGCCAGCTCGTCTGCAGCTTCCGATACGGCCGAGAGGAGGACGAAGTCATGGGCCTCAACTTCCAGAAGGACCTGTACTTGGCGTGCGAGCAGATCTACCCACCCAAGGAGGACACGGAGCCCACGAAGCTCCAGGAACGCCTGATCAAGAAGCTGGGCGCAAACTCCTACGCCTTCACGTTCAAGATGCCCGAACAGGCTCCTCCTTCCATCACCATCCAGCCCGGCAGAGACGACGAAGGCAAACCCTGCGGTGTTGAGTACTACATCAAGGTTTACGTGGGAGATAATGCTGAAGATCGTAGCCACAAGAG GTCAACAGTTCAGTTGAATGTTCGTCGCATTCAGTTCGCTCCAAGCAAATCTGGCCGTCAGCCCACCACCATTGTCCGCAAGGACTTCCTGATGAGCCCTGGTGAACTTGAGCTGGAAGTGTCCCTCGACAAGCAGCTTTATTATCATAACGAGAAGATTGCCATCAATGCCACCATCAGGAACCACAGCAACAAAACTGTAAAGAAAATCAAGGCCGCTGTCCAGCAATCTGTCGATATCTGTCTGTTCAGTGGTGGACAGTATCGCAGCAATGTTGCCAGTGTTGAGACGCA GGAGGGTTGCCCAGTTACCCCTGGATCCGCCCTTCAGAAGGTGCTGTACTTGACTCCAACGCTCTCATCCAACATGGACCGCCGTGGTATTGCCCTTGACGGTCACCTCAAGAACATCCACACGAACTTGGCCTCTTCTACTCT CCTGGCCAATCCAGAGAACCGTGACATCTTCGGAATGGTCATCTCATACACCGTTAAGGTCAAGCTCTACTTGGGTGCCATGGGCGGTGAAGTGACTGCTGAGCTGCCTTTTGTTTTGATGCATCCCAAG CCCGACATGAGAGCTCTGATGCGTTCTGACAGCCAGGCTCAGGTGGAGGCCTTCCGCTCTGAGAGCATGGGAGCCTCTGTTGACCAGGACTAA